A window from Fundulus heteroclitus isolate FHET01 unplaced genomic scaffold, MU-UCD_Fhet_4.1 scaffold_954, whole genome shotgun sequence encodes these proteins:
- the LOC118562520 gene encoding dystrophin-like has protein sequence MDVPVIVLSLSSVVSTTSITRQSEATHSVTATVTKVTTREKVSALWQTRESPPPQKKRQVVVDSELRKRFDVDFTEVHSYMTRGEAILQSPEFSVSRKDGSIQELHDKVLAIDRERPEKYRKLQEATRTAQTLVEQEGSRADDIAQAADQLNQRWAGFCVLLADRLTWLAYQTKVLAFYSLYEQCEQAVDTSENWLKVQAPPASDPEPLRVQLDRCREEVARLSSLQPQVDLLEKRLKELKDEKEGDEDPSAFLDADITAFKEHYHKVLEDLRARERQLQLVLESLPPAQYKETIATLLAWLQQCEAKISIPSTAVTEYPTMEQRLKDLQ, from the exons ATGGATGTTCCAGTTATTGTCCTCAGC CTTTCCTCAGTGGTCAGCACCACCAGCATCACCAGGCAGTCTGAGGCGACCCACTCTGTCACGGCGACCGTTACCAAGGTGACCACCAGGGAGAAGGTGTCGGCTTTGTGGCAAACTCGAGAGTCGCCGCCGCCTCAGAAGAAGAGACAAGTGGTTGTGGACTCTGAGCTGAGGAAACG GTTTGATGTTGACTTCACAGAGGTCCACAGCTATATGACCCGTGGCGAGGCCATCCTGCAGAGCCCCGAGTTCTCAGTGTCACGCAAAGACGGGAGCATTCAGGAGCTGCATGACAAAgttctg GCCATCGACAGAGAGCGGCCAGAGAAGTACAGAAAGCTTCAGGAGGCGACGCGCACGGCGCAGACGCTCGTCGAGCAGG AGGGGAGCCGTGCAGACGACATCGCACAGGCAGCAGATCAGCTGAACCAGCGATGGGCGGGATTCTGTGTCCTGCTGGCGGACCGGCTGACATGGCTGGCTTACCAGACTAAG GTGCTGGCCTTCTACAGCTTGTATGAGCAGTGTGAGCAGGCAGTGGACACCAGTGAGAACTGGCTCAAAGTCCAGGCGCCTCCAGCGTCGGACCCAGAACCTCTCAGAGTACAACTGGACCGATGTCGG GAGGAGGTGGCTCGCCTGTCCTCTCTGCAGCCCCAGGTGGACCTCCTTGAAAAGCggctgaaggagctgaaggatGAAAAGGAAGGAGATGAGGACCCTTCTGCCTTCCTGGATGCTGACATCACTGCCTTCAAAGAACACTACCACAAGGTGCTGGAGGATCTGCGGGCCAGAGAGAGGCAGCTACAACTGG TTTTGGAAAGCTTGCCCCCAGCTCAGTATAAGGAGACCATAGCCACGCTGTTGGCATGGTTACAGCAGTGTGAAGCCAAGATTTCCATCCCATCAACGGCTGTAACAGAGTATCCCACTATGGAGCAGAGACTCAAGGATCTGCAG